Part of the Candidatus Binatota bacterium genome is shown below.
CATAGCGATGGACGACGGGCTTCGTTTTGCCATCCGCGAAGGCGGACGCACGGTGGGAGCCGGCGTGGTCACCAAGATAACCGAGTAGGCGGAGGCGTTTTGGAATGAGGGATGAAATCGTGCTGGCTTGTTCTGACTGCAAGCGGAAAAACTACCGTGCCAGTCGCAATAAGCGCCTCACTAACGAGAAGCTTGAGCGGCGCAAGTACTGCGCCTCATGCCGTACGCACACGATTCACAAGGAAGGAAAGGTTTGAGCTTGATGCGACTACAGGATGAGACACTCCGGATGATGTCTTCAGTGACGATGTCTTCAGGGTCAGTAGCTCTAACTGGCAGAGCATCGGACTCCAAATCCGAGGGCTGCAGGTTCGAATCCTGCCTGACCCGCCATTCCTGGATTATTTTGCGGTTTGGGCTCGAAGGGCAGGGGTGTCGATAGGAAACAATGGCTGGTGTAATCGAATATATAGAGCAGTCGCGAACCTTCCTGAGCGAGGTTTCGACCGAACTCAAGAAAGTAGTGTGGCCTCCGCGCAAGGAAACCCTGGCCTTTACCT
Proteins encoded:
- the rpmG gene encoding 50S ribosomal protein L33, which produces MRDEIVLACSDCKRKNYRASRNKRLTNEKLERRKYCASCRTHTIHKEGKV
- the secE gene encoding preprotein translocase subunit SecE, whose translation is MAGVIEYIEQSRTFLSEVSTELKKVVWPPRKETLAFTWVVLIVVAFVAVYLGLVDLVLSMALGLVF